The following proteins are encoded in a genomic region of Athene noctua chromosome 9, bAthNoc1.hap1.1, whole genome shotgun sequence:
- the CTRL gene encoding chymotrypsin-like protease CTRL-1 isoform X1 codes for MTLSHLHWLRPPPSVSLELLGSPLCPFASPAGCGVPAISPSVYYSERIVNGQNAVPGSWPWQVSLQTRSGSHFCGGSLINENWVVTAAHCNFNPYSHVVVLGEYYLNSNSETTQVKTVSRAITNPNWNPNTFNSDITLLRLSSPAQLGPRVSPVCLPPANLLLPNNLQCVTTGWGRTNPNSQALATRLQQVTLPLISSSQCMQYWGNRITNSMLCAGGVGASSCQGDSGGPLVYQNGNVWTLIGIVSFGNSNCNVRTPAIYTRVSLFRNWIDYIVAQG; via the exons ATGACACTGAGCCACCTGCACTGGCTCAGGCCGCCCCCTAGTGTGAGCCTGGAGCTTTTGGGGTCACCCTTGTGCCCCTTTGCCTCTCCCGCAGGCTGCGGGGTGCCCGCCATCAGCCCCTCGGTGTACTACAGCGAGAGGATCGTCAACGGGCAGAACGCAGTGCCCGGCTCATGGCCCTGGCAGGTGTCCCTGCAG acCCGCTCAGGATCCCACTTCTGCGGTGGCTCCTTGATCAATGAGAACTGGGTCGTCACGGCTGCCCACTGCAATTTCAA CCCATACTCCCACGTCGTCGTCCTCGGGGAATATTACCTCAACTCCAACTCAGAGACCACTCAAGTGAAGACCGTGTCCAGG GCCATCACGAACCCCAACTGGAACCCCAACACCTTCAACAGTGACATCACCCTGCTGAGGCTCTCCTCACCCGCGCAGCTGGGCCCCCGCGTGTCCCCCGTCTGCCTGCCCCCCGCCAACCTTTTGCTGCCCAACAACCTCCAGTGTGTCACCACAGGCTGGGGACGCACCAACCCCAACT CTCAAGCCTTGGCAACGCGCCTGCAGCAGGTAACGCTGCCCTTGATCTCCTCGAGCCAGTGCATGCAGTACTGGGGCAACCGCATCACCAACTCCATGCTCTGCGCCGGCGGGGTCGGCGCCTCCTCCTGCCAG GGTGACTCTGGTGGCCCTCTGGTGTACCAGAACGGGAACGTCTGGACCTTGATCGGGATTGTCTCCTTCGGAAACAGCAACTGTAACGTCCGCACGCCGGCCATCTACACCCGTGTCAGCCTGTTCAGAAACTGGATCGACTACATTGTTGCTCAGGGTTAG
- the CTRL gene encoding chymotrypsin-like protease CTRL-1 isoform X2, giving the protein MAFLWAVACLALATAVSGCGVPAISPSVYYSERIVNGQNAVPGSWPWQVSLQTRSGSHFCGGSLINENWVVTAAHCNFNPYSHVVVLGEYYLNSNSETTQVKTVSRAITNPNWNPNTFNSDITLLRLSSPAQLGPRVSPVCLPPANLLLPNNLQCVTTGWGRTNPNSQALATRLQQVTLPLISSSQCMQYWGNRITNSMLCAGGVGASSCQGDSGGPLVYQNGNVWTLIGIVSFGNSNCNVRTPAIYTRVSLFRNWIDYIVAQG; this is encoded by the exons ATGGCGTTTCTGTGGGCAGTTGCCTGTCTGGCCCTTGCCACCGCTGTCTCAG GCTGCGGGGTGCCCGCCATCAGCCCCTCGGTGTACTACAGCGAGAGGATCGTCAACGGGCAGAACGCAGTGCCCGGCTCATGGCCCTGGCAGGTGTCCCTGCAG acCCGCTCAGGATCCCACTTCTGCGGTGGCTCCTTGATCAATGAGAACTGGGTCGTCACGGCTGCCCACTGCAATTTCAA CCCATACTCCCACGTCGTCGTCCTCGGGGAATATTACCTCAACTCCAACTCAGAGACCACTCAAGTGAAGACCGTGTCCAGG GCCATCACGAACCCCAACTGGAACCCCAACACCTTCAACAGTGACATCACCCTGCTGAGGCTCTCCTCACCCGCGCAGCTGGGCCCCCGCGTGTCCCCCGTCTGCCTGCCCCCCGCCAACCTTTTGCTGCCCAACAACCTCCAGTGTGTCACCACAGGCTGGGGACGCACCAACCCCAACT CTCAAGCCTTGGCAACGCGCCTGCAGCAGGTAACGCTGCCCTTGATCTCCTCGAGCCAGTGCATGCAGTACTGGGGCAACCGCATCACCAACTCCATGCTCTGCGCCGGCGGGGTCGGCGCCTCCTCCTGCCAG GGTGACTCTGGTGGCCCTCTGGTGTACCAGAACGGGAACGTCTGGACCTTGATCGGGATTGTCTCCTTCGGAAACAGCAACTGTAACGTCCGCACGCCGGCCATCTACACCCGTGTCAGCCTGTTCAGAAACTGGATCGACTACATTGTTGCTCAGGGTTAG
- the EXOC3L1 gene encoding exocyst complex component 3-like protein isoform X2, producing the protein MGMSAEDKHAASPRGEEWPEAEKAEKLARGAALKWASGVFYRPEKLEGLGQYRNRETQRNRSIQSRLKSTVQSYLEGVNAGLEQLRLAAQEVQSVCQDLGAARWALLDSADRFQGLQQMRALMAEHVQLASVVQVLPQLFSVHEVFSHTLQLLREQHLLEAHAELMMMEHLRDDILSQLHLRGLSSAQATVLSYFGGLQELNESLAKQLWDIVGSSLRLVREDPVLFVTAVRIIEREEKIDNTLLLEATFLPPGRPKGWRQKFYHVLQDTITGAHFHAACMDAEGPGLARHLAALQKDIVSELRVVKDLMVQCVPAHYNILSICTATYHQALTSHLQDILREDLDKQALFLLLEWTLRVYHSSEMMGHPDLHPEVDVSALGPLMSPELVDQTERKYVVKVKASVLEWMQRTLEVEFKEWFREEEPETDHQGFFQSALPVIVMQMLNENIQVASLITDSLQQKIYNMALEELEAFLGRLREALMRCGKEHQKDRTIPKYYISYLLAMLNNNLALSSSISSLHPNMAHREVPASLQTALDRTQKKACQLLLEELLLDLQPLCLQLPSRKWLSGSQLVSSMCEVIDKYAKDFSRVRKPVFTLLLTESEFLVASQYLRALMQKKMVCKSKEERGQLCDRLLQDATQLRELFCGLGLDQSQQSLEAVFALRELICLKDPTLLSLEVLGFVTKYPDVRFEGFSRSPKGKDVKEKAVLLWHSPICVW; encoded by the exons ATGGGCATGTCTGCGGAGGACAAGCACGCCGCGAGCCCCAGAG GCGAGGAGTGGCCGGAAGCAGAGAAGGCTGAGAAGTTGGCCAGAGGAGCTGCTCTGAAATGGGCTTCAGGGGTGTTTTACCGCCCCGAGAAACTGGAGGGGCTCGGGCAGTACCGGAACCGAGAGACGCAGAGGAACCGCTCCATCCAGTCCCGGCTGAAG TCAACTGTCCAGTCCTACCTGGAGGGGGTAAatgcagggctggagcagctgcgGTTGGCGGCCCAGGAGGTGCAGAGTGTGTGCCAGGACCTGGGGGCTGCGCGGTGGGCCCTGCTCGACAGTGCAGACCGCTTCCAGGGCCTCCAGCAGATGCGGGCGCTGATGGCGGAGCATGTGCAGCTGGCCTCCGTGGTCCAGGTGCTGCCCCAGCTCTTCTCAG TCCACGAGGTTTTTTCCCATACCCTGCAGCTGCTCCGTGAGCAGCACCTCCTGGAGGCCCACGCAGAGCTCATGATGATGGAGCACCTCCGCGACGACATCCTCTCCCAGCTGCACCTCCGCGGGCTCTCCAGTGCCCAAGCAACTGTGCTGTCCTACTTCGGTGGCCTGCAGGAGCTCAATGAGAGCCTGGCCAAGCAGCTGTGGGACATCGTGGGCAGCAGCCTGCGGCTGGTGCGTGAGGACCCAGTTCTCTTCGTCACCGCTGTAAGGATCATTGAGCGGGAGGAGAAAATAGACAATACACTGCTCCTGGAGGCCACCTTCCTGCCCCCTGGCCGCCCAAAGGGCTGGAGGCAGAAGTTTTACCACGTTCTCCAGGACACCATCACAGGAGCCCACTTTCATGCTGCCTGCATGGACGCTGAGGGGCCAGGGTTGGCCAGGCACCTGGCAGCACTGCAGAAGGACATCGTGTCTGAGCTGCGTGTGGTGAAGGACCTGATGGTCCAGTGTGTCCCAGCTCACTACAACATCCTCAGCATCTGCACTGCCACCTACCACCAGGCCCTCACCAGCCACCTCCAGGACATCCTCCGAGAGGATCTGGACAAACAGGCACTTTTCCTCCTCCTCGAGTGGACGCTTCGTGTGTACCACAG CTCAGAGATGATGGGTCACCCTGACCTTCACCCAGAAGTGGATGTTTCTGCTCTGGGTCCCTTGATGTCCCCTGAGCTCGTGGATCAGACAGAGAGGAAATACGTGGTGAAAGTCAAG GCTAGTGTACTCGAGTGGATGCAGAGGACCTTGGAGGTGGAGTTCAAGGAGTGGTTCAGGGAAGAGGAACCTGAAACGGACCATCAGGGCTTCTTCCAGTCAGCCCTGCCCGTCATTGTCATGCAG ATGCTGAATGAGAATATCCAGGTAGCCTCCTTGATCACAGACTCTCTGCAGCAGAAAATCTACAACATGGCCTTGGAAGAGCTCGAGGCATTTCTGGGCCG TCTGCGGGAAGCCCTCATGCGGTGCGGGAAGGAGCACCAGAAGGACCGTACCATACCCAAGTACTATATCTCTTACCTGCTGGCCATGCTCAACAACAACCTGGCTCTCAG ctcctccatctcctccctgcaccccaacatGGCCCACAGAGAAGTCCCCGCGTCCCTCCAGACTGCTCTAGACAGGACGCAGAAGAAagcctgccagctgctgctggaggagctgctccTGGACCTGCAG cccctctgcctgcagctgccttccCGCAAGTGGCTCTCGGGGTCCCAGCTTGTCAGCAGCATGTGTGAAGTGATTGACAAGTATGCAAAGGACTTCTCCCGCGTCAGGAAACCTGTCTTCACG ctcctgcTGACGGAGAGCGAGTTCCTGGTGGCGAGCCAGTATCTGCGGGCACTCATGCAGAAGAAGATGGTGTGCAAGAGCAAGGAGGAGCGGGGCCAGCTCTGCGACCGCCTGCTGCAGGACGCCACGCAGCTCCGGGAGCTCTTCTGTGGCCTG ggcctggaCCAGAGCCAGCAGAGCCTGGAGGCCGTTTTTGCCCTGCGGGAGCTGATCTGCCTCAAAGACCCGACACTACTCAGCCTGGAGGTGCTGGGCTTCGTCACCAAGTACCCTGATGTTAG aTTCGAGGGGTTCTCACGAAGTCCCAAGGGCAAAGATGTAAAGGAGAAAGCAGTTCTGCTGTGGCATTCACCCATCTGTGTTTGGTGA
- the E2F4 gene encoding transcription factor E2F4 isoform X2, with product MAECGPQPPGGGSGAAGAPSRHEKSLGLLTTKFVSLLQEAKDGVLDLKLAADTLAVRQKRRIYDITNVLEGIGLIEKKSKNSIQWKGVGPGCNTREIAHKLIELKADIEDLEQREQELEQQKMWVQQSIKNVTEDVQNSRLAYVTHEDICKCFTGDTLLAIRAPSGTRLEVPIPEGLNGQKKYQIHLKSTSGPIDVLLVNKDAWSSPPVVLPVPPPEDLIQCQAVAPSKPQIPPLTHFQEASVPSSTQPSTPTPTSTQDHSPPAQKAAGTECGVSAAESKSSGAFEPLGSAGLDTQPLQSSASLDSGSVLPSPSTSFEPIKPDPTGKCMNSELLEELMSSEVFAPLLRLSPPPGDHDYIYNLDESEGVCDLFDVPVLNL from the exons aTGGCGGAGTGcgggccgcagccccccgggggtgggagcggggctgcgggggcgCCGAGCCGGCACGAGAAGAGCCTGGGGCTGCTGACCACTAAGTTCGTGTCGCTGCTGCAGGAGGCCAAGGACGGCGTGCTCGACCTCAAGCTG GCTGCAGATACCTTGGCTGTGAGACAGAAGCGACGGATCTATGATATCACGAATGTCCTGGAAGGCATTGGGTTGATTGAGAAGAAATCCAAGAACAGTATCCAGTGGAA AGGGGTGGGTCCTGGCTGCAACACACGTGAAATAGCACACAAACTTATTGAGCTGAAGGCAGACATAGAGGACCTGGAGCAGCGGGAacaggagctggagcagcagaagaTGTGGGTTCAGCAGAGCATCAAAAACGTTACAGAAGATGTGCAGAACAGTCG ATTAGCGTATGTGACACATGAAGATATCTGCAAGTGCTTCACAG GAGACACCCTCCTTGCAATCCGAGCCCCATCAGGCACACGTTTGGAGGTTCCCATCCCTGAG GGCCTAAATGGGCAGAAGAAATACCAGATCCATCTGAAGAGCACAAGTGGTCCTATTGATGTTCTCTTAGTAAACAAAGATGCTTGGAGCTCTCCTCCTGTCGTACTACCTGTCCCTCCCCCTGAAGACCTTATTCAGTGCCAGGCAGTTGCACCCTCAAAACCTCAGATACCACCGCTCACCCACTTCCAGGAGGCATCTGttcccagcagcacccagccctctACACCGACACCCACCAGCACTCAGGACCACAGCCCTCCCGCACAGAAAGCTGCAGGCACGG AATGCGGTGTCTCGGCGGCAGAATCCAAGAGCAGCGGCGCCTTCGAGCCCCTGGGCAGCGCCGGGTTGGATACGCAGCCGCTGCAGTCCTCTGCCTCGCTGGACAGCGGCTCCGTCCTACCCAGCCCCTCTACCTCCTTTGAGCCCATCAAACCTGACCCCACAGGAA AATGTATGAACTCTGAGCTGCTGGAAGAGCTGATGTCATCTGAAG TGTTTGCTCCCTTGCTCCGCCTCTCCCCTCCACCTGGAGATCATGACTACATCTACAACCTGGATGAGAGTGAAGGCGTCTGTGACCTCTTTGACGTGCCTGTCCTCAACCTCTGA
- the E2F4 gene encoding transcription factor E2F4 isoform X1: MAECGPQPPGGGSGAAGAPSRHEKSLGLLTTKFVSLLQEAKDGVLDLKLAADTLAVRQKRRIYDITNVLEGIGLIEKKSKNSIQWKGVGPGCNTREIAHKLIELKADIEDLEQREQELEQQKMWVQQSIKNVTEDVQNSRLAYVTHEDICKCFTGDTLLAIRAPSGTRLEVPIPEGLNGQKKYQIHLKSTSGPIDVLLVNKDAWSSPPVVLPVPPPEDLIQCQAVAPSKPQIPPLTHFQEASVPSSTQPSTPTPTSTQDHSPPAQKAAGTECGVSAAESKSSGAFEPLGSAGLDTQPLQSSASLDSGSVLPSPSTSFEPIKPDPTGILELPKELSEMFDPTRECMNSELLEELMSSEVFAPLLRLSPPPGDHDYIYNLDESEGVCDLFDVPVLNL; the protein is encoded by the exons aTGGCGGAGTGcgggccgcagccccccgggggtgggagcggggctgcgggggcgCCGAGCCGGCACGAGAAGAGCCTGGGGCTGCTGACCACTAAGTTCGTGTCGCTGCTGCAGGAGGCCAAGGACGGCGTGCTCGACCTCAAGCTG GCTGCAGATACCTTGGCTGTGAGACAGAAGCGACGGATCTATGATATCACGAATGTCCTGGAAGGCATTGGGTTGATTGAGAAGAAATCCAAGAACAGTATCCAGTGGAA AGGGGTGGGTCCTGGCTGCAACACACGTGAAATAGCACACAAACTTATTGAGCTGAAGGCAGACATAGAGGACCTGGAGCAGCGGGAacaggagctggagcagcagaagaTGTGGGTTCAGCAGAGCATCAAAAACGTTACAGAAGATGTGCAGAACAGTCG ATTAGCGTATGTGACACATGAAGATATCTGCAAGTGCTTCACAG GAGACACCCTCCTTGCAATCCGAGCCCCATCAGGCACACGTTTGGAGGTTCCCATCCCTGAG GGCCTAAATGGGCAGAAGAAATACCAGATCCATCTGAAGAGCACAAGTGGTCCTATTGATGTTCTCTTAGTAAACAAAGATGCTTGGAGCTCTCCTCCTGTCGTACTACCTGTCCCTCCCCCTGAAGACCTTATTCAGTGCCAGGCAGTTGCACCCTCAAAACCTCAGATACCACCGCTCACCCACTTCCAGGAGGCATCTGttcccagcagcacccagccctctACACCGACACCCACCAGCACTCAGGACCACAGCCCTCCCGCACAGAAAGCTGCAGGCACGG AATGCGGTGTCTCGGCGGCAGAATCCAAGAGCAGCGGCGCCTTCGAGCCCCTGGGCAGCGCCGGGTTGGATACGCAGCCGCTGCAGTCCTCTGCCTCGCTGGACAGCGGCTCCGTCCTACCCAGCCCCTCTACCTCCTTTGAGCCCATCAAACCTGACCCCACAGGAA TACTGGAACTTCCCAAAGAGCTGTCAGAGATGTTTGATCCAACGAGAG AATGTATGAACTCTGAGCTGCTGGAAGAGCTGATGTCATCTGAAG TGTTTGCTCCCTTGCTCCGCCTCTCCCCTCCACCTGGAGATCATGACTACATCTACAACCTGGATGAGAGTGAAGGCGTCTGTGACCTCTTTGACGTGCCTGTCCTCAACCTCTGA
- the EXOC3L1 gene encoding exocyst complex component 3-like protein isoform X1, with the protein MGMSAEDKHAASPRGEEWPEAEKAEKLARGAALKWASGVFYRPEKLEGLGQYRNRETQRNRSIQSRLKSTVQSYLEGVNAGLEQLRLAAQEVQSVCQDLGAARWALLDSADRFQGLQQMRALMAEHVQLASVVQVLPQLFSVHEVFSHTLQLLREQHLLEAHAELMMMEHLRDDILSQLHLRGLSSAQATVLSYFGGLQELNESLAKQLWDIVGSSLRLVREDPVLFVTAVRIIEREEKIDNTLLLEATFLPPGRPKGWRQKFYHVLQDTITGAHFHAACMDAEGPGLARHLAALQKDIVSELRVVKDLMVQCVPAHYNILSICTATYHQALTSHLQDILREDLDKQALFLLLEWTLRVYHSSEMMGHPDLHPEVDVSALGPLMSPELVDQTERKYVVKVKASVLEWMQRTLEVEFKEWFREEEPETDHQGFFQSALPVIVMQMLNENIQVASLITDSLQQKIYNMALEELEAFLGRLREALMRCGKEHQKDRTIPKYYISYLLAMLNNNLALSSSISSLHPNMAHREVPASLQTALDRTQKKACQLLLEELLLDLQPLCLQLPSRKWLSGSQLVSSMCEVIDKYAKDFSRVRKPVFTLLLTESEFLVASQYLRALMQKKMVCKSKEERGQLCDRLLQDATQLRELFCGLGLDQSQQSLEAVFALRELICLKDPTLLSLEVLGFVTKYPDVSDEHISTLLDLRGDVSKEVRHMVLDMMTQHPQVLPESYRPIFSTILVPPSELPLCLRKGKCA; encoded by the exons ATGGGCATGTCTGCGGAGGACAAGCACGCCGCGAGCCCCAGAG GCGAGGAGTGGCCGGAAGCAGAGAAGGCTGAGAAGTTGGCCAGAGGAGCTGCTCTGAAATGGGCTTCAGGGGTGTTTTACCGCCCCGAGAAACTGGAGGGGCTCGGGCAGTACCGGAACCGAGAGACGCAGAGGAACCGCTCCATCCAGTCCCGGCTGAAG TCAACTGTCCAGTCCTACCTGGAGGGGGTAAatgcagggctggagcagctgcgGTTGGCGGCCCAGGAGGTGCAGAGTGTGTGCCAGGACCTGGGGGCTGCGCGGTGGGCCCTGCTCGACAGTGCAGACCGCTTCCAGGGCCTCCAGCAGATGCGGGCGCTGATGGCGGAGCATGTGCAGCTGGCCTCCGTGGTCCAGGTGCTGCCCCAGCTCTTCTCAG TCCACGAGGTTTTTTCCCATACCCTGCAGCTGCTCCGTGAGCAGCACCTCCTGGAGGCCCACGCAGAGCTCATGATGATGGAGCACCTCCGCGACGACATCCTCTCCCAGCTGCACCTCCGCGGGCTCTCCAGTGCCCAAGCAACTGTGCTGTCCTACTTCGGTGGCCTGCAGGAGCTCAATGAGAGCCTGGCCAAGCAGCTGTGGGACATCGTGGGCAGCAGCCTGCGGCTGGTGCGTGAGGACCCAGTTCTCTTCGTCACCGCTGTAAGGATCATTGAGCGGGAGGAGAAAATAGACAATACACTGCTCCTGGAGGCCACCTTCCTGCCCCCTGGCCGCCCAAAGGGCTGGAGGCAGAAGTTTTACCACGTTCTCCAGGACACCATCACAGGAGCCCACTTTCATGCTGCCTGCATGGACGCTGAGGGGCCAGGGTTGGCCAGGCACCTGGCAGCACTGCAGAAGGACATCGTGTCTGAGCTGCGTGTGGTGAAGGACCTGATGGTCCAGTGTGTCCCAGCTCACTACAACATCCTCAGCATCTGCACTGCCACCTACCACCAGGCCCTCACCAGCCACCTCCAGGACATCCTCCGAGAGGATCTGGACAAACAGGCACTTTTCCTCCTCCTCGAGTGGACGCTTCGTGTGTACCACAG CTCAGAGATGATGGGTCACCCTGACCTTCACCCAGAAGTGGATGTTTCTGCTCTGGGTCCCTTGATGTCCCCTGAGCTCGTGGATCAGACAGAGAGGAAATACGTGGTGAAAGTCAAG GCTAGTGTACTCGAGTGGATGCAGAGGACCTTGGAGGTGGAGTTCAAGGAGTGGTTCAGGGAAGAGGAACCTGAAACGGACCATCAGGGCTTCTTCCAGTCAGCCCTGCCCGTCATTGTCATGCAG ATGCTGAATGAGAATATCCAGGTAGCCTCCTTGATCACAGACTCTCTGCAGCAGAAAATCTACAACATGGCCTTGGAAGAGCTCGAGGCATTTCTGGGCCG TCTGCGGGAAGCCCTCATGCGGTGCGGGAAGGAGCACCAGAAGGACCGTACCATACCCAAGTACTATATCTCTTACCTGCTGGCCATGCTCAACAACAACCTGGCTCTCAG ctcctccatctcctccctgcaccccaacatGGCCCACAGAGAAGTCCCCGCGTCCCTCCAGACTGCTCTAGACAGGACGCAGAAGAAagcctgccagctgctgctggaggagctgctccTGGACCTGCAG cccctctgcctgcagctgccttccCGCAAGTGGCTCTCGGGGTCCCAGCTTGTCAGCAGCATGTGTGAAGTGATTGACAAGTATGCAAAGGACTTCTCCCGCGTCAGGAAACCTGTCTTCACG ctcctgcTGACGGAGAGCGAGTTCCTGGTGGCGAGCCAGTATCTGCGGGCACTCATGCAGAAGAAGATGGTGTGCAAGAGCAAGGAGGAGCGGGGCCAGCTCTGCGACCGCCTGCTGCAGGACGCCACGCAGCTCCGGGAGCTCTTCTGTGGCCTG ggcctggaCCAGAGCCAGCAGAGCCTGGAGGCCGTTTTTGCCCTGCGGGAGCTGATCTGCCTCAAAGACCCGACACTACTCAGCCTGGAGGTGCTGGGCTTCGTCACCAAGTACCCTGATGTTAG TGATGAGCACATCTCCACCCTGTTGGATCTCCGGGGCGACGTCTCCAAGGAGGTGCGGCACATGGTGCTGGACATGATGacacagcacccccaggtcctgcCCGAGAGCTACCGGCCCATCTTCAGCACCATCTTGGTCCCCCCGTCAGAGCTGCCCCTCTGCCTTCGCAAGGGCAAGTGTGCCTGA